In Anomaloglossus baeobatrachus isolate aAnoBae1 chromosome 6, aAnoBae1.hap1, whole genome shotgun sequence, the genomic stretch GAGATTTAatctttgctgtccgcacagtgcaggttttttttgctgcgtttttgtggtgaccacaaagatgaagcatgtcaattctttttgcattttttactCATTGATTGTAAtggagaaaaacgcatcaaaaacgcataaaaaaaggacaaaaacgCAGCggatgtgtttttgtgcgtttattggggccaaaaacactgcatctttgtggtcagaaaaaaaacgcagcgtgcgcacatagccttacatgcaatgggtgaaaaacgtagggaaaaacgcaataagaattgacatgctgcatctttgtggtcaccacaaaaatgcagcaaaaaaagaaaaaaaaaaaaaaaaaatactgtgcggacagcaaaaatgaaatctcagactttgctggggaataaaCATCCAAAAGACACGCAAAAACGCAGCATAAAATACAGGCtatgccttaggctactttcacacttgcgttgaacggtatccgttgcattgcgttgtgtaacggatgcaacggatgtgttgcatatagtgacacaacggatgcaacggatgctgcaaaacaacgcaattcgttttgatttttttttttttttcccggttttaccagcggcagactatagtgaacgatcagctgatcgttccctgcagccggccgccgggtgatcagctgattgctcccagtagccggccgccgggtgatcagctgatcgctcccgcccgccgggtgatcagctgatcgctcccggctgccgggtgatcagctgatcgctccctgcagccggctgccgggtgatcagctgatcgctcccggccgccgggtgatcagctgatcgctcccggccgccgggtgatcagctgatcgctccctgcagccggccgccgggtgatcagctgatcgctccctgcagccggccgccgggtgatcagctgatcgctccctgcagccggccgccgggtgatcagctgatcgctccctgcagccggccgccgggtgatcagctgatcgctcccggccgccgggtgatcagctgatcgctcccggccgccgggtgatcagctgatcgctcccggccgccgggtgatcagctgatcgctcccggccgccgggtgatcagctgatcgctccctgcagccggccgccgggtgatcagctgatcgctgtcacttgccggcgcccgggcatgctggtggccggtcattcagctgagcgctgtcgcttgccgacggccgggcgctcagctgaacgttcggccaccgcgagccaaaataaagtttgatttaaaaaaaaaaaaaaaaaagagcatgcgcagtgaaatccagaggattccgctgctcaaaataacgttacatgctgcgttcctcccgctgggcggaagcaacggagcgtcgcccagcggaagcaacgcagctccttttggtacaatccgtcaaccatacaagtctatgggaaacagcggaatccgttaacggattccgctgtttcccaaaagggcggattgtaacggaaggaaaataacgcaagtgtgaaagtacccttaggctatgtgcgcacactgcatctttgtggtgaccacaaacatgcacatttttggtcccaaaaaaagcGCTTCCTAGGCATGCATTTCTTgacgcgttttactgcgtttttttttttacagcgtttttgcccagtgtgcTTTTTAACTCCGATCTATTGACTGGAAgcgcaaaaacgcagaaaaaattgacatgctgcatctttctgGTCACCACAAaggcacagcaaaaaaaaaaaaaaaaagccgctccTTTTCACCTGGCCACAGCTGGGTGCTTTGACCCCTACCTATCGGTTGAGTTACTAAGCGTCTAACCCCCCTTTTTTTATGACCTAACAACCCCTAATAACATAAGGGTAGGGACATTACCTGAAACGTAGTTGGTATATCCATTTTACTTCTAAGAAACTTCCGTAGATGCATCACAGTCATGGCAGCAGGACAGCGCAGATACCTCTTATCATTAGCCTTTAATGAGAAAGTATAGATGAGCCCACTACAAttttattcttattacaaataagctgagtaacagtactcaatgtcaagcatcaGCTGCTAAAGCTAACAAAATGttagggtatataaaaagagattagaacccgtgatcccaacgtattgttacccctctataaatcacttgtaaggccacatctggaatatgggatccagttttgggctccacattttaaaaaggacattcagaagttagagtcagttcaaaggcagctaactagactactacaaggaatggaggccgcccatatgatgacaggttgaaaaagttagatatgtttaagcttagaaaaaaaaaaaagacatctcagaggagatctcatttatatgtataaatacatgtgtggtcaatataaaggactggcacatgacttatttctcccaaagacaatactaaggaccatatACTAAGGGGGCAtatactgcgagtggaagaaaagagattccagcagcaaaataggaaagggttctttacagttagagcagtcagactgtggaatgccaaccacaagaggtagtaatggcagatactataacagcttttaaaaaaagggctggatgatttccttagtacacacaacattgttggtcatAAATGACTGTGACAAAATGTAgacctggtggaggaaggttgaactagatggacctaggtcttttttcaacctaagtaactatgtaactaatttAAGCAAGCTATTACCAGCTGTAGAAAGTTTGCCTTCCTACTACAGAACTACGCCTTACTAAACATAGAATCTTGTGTCCAACACAGCCCTAATCGTCATGGCCCGAGTatcagacacacatacacatatgaaCAATACCTCTTCCTTCGATTTCTCTATTTCTCGACTTCCTTTCCGATCAATCCTATTAGAAAAGATATGTGATCATTATATGATCCAATTGTTTAATAATAAACTGTTTGAAATTGGGCATTTACCTGTTCTGGTCAAAGAACTCAATGGATAAACTAATAATCTCATCGTCTGTGATGATCCTCTTGTCCTCATCCGCAACTTCTCCTCTGTCTTCATTGGAGCCATTTGTCACtatagaaatgagaaaaaaaaaaaaaaaaaaggagaatagGAACTACTTTGGTATCAGACtggccaataaaaaaaaaatgccaatcAGTAACGTGTATATGTAGTGATTGCATCGCTCGCTGTCTTCTGCCAGCCCTGCCCCCGTCTCCTGCACAGCTCTCCCCGGCCGCTCACACAGAAGACATTGTCACCTGCCGGCTCACACAATGGTGGTCACCTACGTGAGAGAGGTCCGGAGCAGCGCTGGAAGCTGCAGGAGACTGCGATGGGCAAGTGTTTTAATGCACATACTTTATTGATTGGTTGCAGAgggagacaaaaaaaaccccacaccggATAATAGTTTATAGTATCAAAAGCAACATCTGAAATGAAACGGTTAATGAAACGGTTAATGAAACTACTAAGGAACAGAAATAAGCATTCTAGAGACTTCAAGGATGAAAAGAATAGAAACTGTAGTAAATAGTGTGTGGTGGATTCTTACCATCTGCAGAAGGATGATCTGCATAAAAGTCTCTTCTCCTTTTCATTTCATCtgcacaaatatatatatttatatatgttgtGTTAACCATAGTTCGGATATTTGGGGATAATTAAGACACATTAATCAATATATATTTAAATAACCTACTTTTGAAAAGTCCAGGCACCAGTTTGTATACAATATCTTGAAGGGTTTTGTCTGCCCTGAAAAAGGAGAAAACATTCTAAATAGCCGGACACATGACAGGCCACTTCATCACAACGGGACTTTGACCATCGCTGTATTATTTACATGATAAAGTCTGCACAAAAGTGCCCTAAAGTGCCTTACAATCACAGTTCAATGCTAGGTAGACAATAGACTCGGTGAGAAAAAGAAGGGGTTTCAAAATCAACCTACCGAATATTTAGCAAGGGTCTAGTCTTATGCACTTGGACATCACATATAGGACAATATTTGCTTGTCTCCAGATAACGCACGATGCACGTTTTACAGACTGATAATGAAATAAGCAAAAGGTAAAAAACGATGTAAATATTAACCCAACACTGAAAACATAAAATGAGACTTCACATGTGCATGTTTAGCCCCCAGAAGCGCATTTTACCGCAAATATAAGTAGCACTTAAATCTATGTGTGATATCACTGTATGAAAATAACTGGTATTGTAGCTACTTACAGGAATGGAGACACTCGATGATAGTTGTGGCATCTATAAAGTATCCACCACATAGGACACACATTAAATGGGGGTTAAGCTCGGTAATTTTAATCCTGGTTGTCCGATGCATGGTGACAGAAGAGGACCCTCTCTTTCTCTGAAAGAAACAGTCAATAAGTCACAGATGGCAAATCTAGCCAAATACTAATGTAGCCAACCCATTTGCGGATGTATTGAACATGGAACGTGCTAATGGAAAAAACAAGGTTCCATGATTATAGACGATTTTGGAGAAAAATTAGGAGATACTATAGCTGCAGCAAGTATGTATAAAGAAGACTGAACATTACAAAAGCGAGTCACTTTGCCAGTGCTCAAAAGGTCCATAACCAGGAATTCTTAATATGTACAATTGCAAAACCGATCAGCCAGCTAATTTCACCAGGGAAGACACCTGGACAGTGATAGTAAACTTCAGGTCTCCATGTACCCACAATGTAGTATAAACTTGACTGGAGAATAAGAAGAAGATAGTGTACCCCAAAACAGTACAGGGTTTATATAAACTCTCCACCATTAACAAACGGCGGAGAAAGCAGGAATCTGGAGCTGCCAACCAAGAAGACAGGGTATTGATGAAAGAAGCACATTGCCGTGAGCTGGTGCCCAAGCTGCAATCCTCCCGTTACTATAGCAACCTACACTTACACTTGGCATTCTGCCACAGTAGAGATCGGGAGGAAACCCAGCAGTGGAGTTAAACGAGGTGCTGGGGTGGGGTGGAGAATATTTTTGGAAGTAGGGACAAGTAACTTGAAGGGTCTATAGGTACCAATAAATTCCGTTGCGCCCTATCAGTTTGTACACCTGATGAATGATATGTTCATAAAGGATCCTAAGTGGTAATAGCTTTACAGTAAcctaaacaaataaaaaatagatACACTCAGCCAACTAGTGCATAATGCTAGATCAGACAAAActagttactgacagaaggaatgacAAGAATCAATAATACACAAGTATCTCCATGCGAGATTAGCCAGCGACTAATCATAAAAGGTCAACTTGATTATGATTTGACAACCAAGTCTGTGATGGGAGGGGACATATAGATAAATGTCCAAAGAATGAACCTAGTAGGATGAGAATAACGACTGACTAATAGCACCTAACAGCAAGTAAGGCTTTCCCTTCTAGGAATATATGGAGAATCTAGAAAAACAAATACAGTGCTGCGATCTCAAGTACAAGAGGCGGGGGAGGTGAACACACGAGGGGAAGGAGGAGGAAAGAGCTGGacaggaggaaaagagagagagggagagcagagaaaCCGAGAGGCACCCAGCGCAGTACAGGGAAGAGACAAAGAGcaaagagggagggaaggaaggcgaGAAATCACACCAAGTGCCGGGGTCACACACAAGCCTCCACCCTGCACGCAGTCGGGGATGGGGATACATGAAGATTCCCTCATTCAATCCAGCAAGCACCGGAGAAGTGTCAGTCTCAGCCTTGTTCACATCCAGTTAAGAAATCTGCGCTATCATATGCACATTATGCATATTCCAATGAATaccgctttgaaaagttgcaactaCTATCCAAACTCATTGAAACTAACCAAAAACGCTGTGTCCTGACAGACTGGAAACAAGGAAagcgcaatatatatatataaaaaaggagaTGGATGTTACTGTCAATGAAGCATATTGACAGCAGCACAATCACAGAGAGTCGGACTCTGGTTTTCTTTTGCCAAAAGGGAGTAGATTTCATTCATAACTTTGTAATAAAACGTCGTAGTCACTTATAATATGCAAAATCCAGTTGATAAGTTTGGAAAGTTGTTGGTGATGAGGGGTCCGACAAGTATTAAAACGATATTAACTCTTGAAGAGTAAAAACAAGAAGGGTACTGTACAAAGTCAGGTGGAAACTGGAGGCAACACGCCGCCTTCCCTGTACCTCTGACACTCAAGTAGTTACTCAAGTCACCTGAGCAATCCGTAATATCTCAGCACATGCTCCATTCACACAGTGCTATTACCGGGGTACTATGTCAGCTGGTTTGTGAAATGCCTCAGTTCTTTGACAATCAACTTTCCCAAGGAAACAAACTTCTGGGGGGTTTGTTTCTTCTAATTTTCGGTCGGGCTTAGTTACCTATAGGTCCAACTTCTCCACTTGCTTATTAAAAACCCCCAAACTGATACATTGTTCTTAAATGTCAGATCATCTCTTCCACACATACCAGGTGAATGAGGATTGTGAATAAAAAGGTGATACACTATTGCAAACTGGCCTCGCATTTGGATAAGGACCATTGATTAAATAAAAGGACTATACCATTCACCAAACCTAAACTTGTGGCATCAAATATGTCTTCTGCAAAGAGATTACAACATACTAAACAGAATAGTGGCATCACCACTACTTCCCTAAGGATCATCACTACAGGATCAAAGTGTatcctgacccccccccccaaaaaaaaataatatttactcACATCACTAGCAAACTACACAAGATGCCATCAGCACCACGACTAAATCTATCCTCTCAGTCCCAGGCGCACCTTTTAATTGGGACATTGATGTTCTGATATCACACAATGATATGACATCTTCATCAGGATTCAGGTTGGGCAGTACGTATACATTAGATAATTGACAGAATAAGACAATATACAATTTTCTCTAGACATTGCTATATACAGAAATCCACAGAATCCAGGCGGTGCTATTGACAGAAATTACAAAGTGTTATATACAATTCTAAAGGCCTATTTTAACTTAAAAAGTATGGGTAGATTGCAGATGTGTTTTGAATAATCAGCTGAGAATCCAAAGGGTTAAAGTGCAGGAAGGTATGCAATCAAGATTTTTGATACACACATCCAATGCGAGTCATTACGACACAGTGATAGAAATGGCTAGGCAAGTTTTTCTATTGAGCATTTCTCCAAAGGTGCATATACACATTTAGAAGATAAACCTCTATTCAAATATCTGAATACAATTCTTAAATCATATACATTAAGCATTGGTTGTATAGATATATTTCCACAGTTAGAAAAGCTTATTTAAGACACCCCAGCAATACCCGACAAATGCTCTTGATACAATGCACTTCGTATGTTAGGTCCAGTCATTTTTGCTGTTCTAGCAGAGCTTCAACTGGTGtcacttcagttgttgctctctggaTCACAGTGCAGCGGAGGATAAAGACACAATGAACTATTTGTCCTAGGGAGTTTTATTTTTACTCAAAATGTTTAAGTTTCACAGGTTTTCTAAACCAAGTCCCAGACAAATGGCCAAGGGAAGGCCAACAAAGCTTCCCTGCCAGTGGTGATTTACTATCAAGAGCT encodes the following:
- the LOC142243537 gene encoding polycomb complex protein BMI-1 isoform X1, which encodes MHRTTRIKITELNPHLMCVLCGGYFIDATTIIECLHSFCKTCIVRYLETSKYCPICDVQVHKTRPLLNIRADKTLQDIVYKLVPGLFKNEMKRRRDFYADHPSADVTNGSNEDRGEVADEDKRIITDDEIISLSIEFFDQNRIDRKGSREIEKSKEEANDKRYLRCPAAMTVMHLRKFLRSKMDIPTTFQIDVMYEEEPLKDYYTLMDIAYIYTWRRNGPLPLKYRVRPTCKRMKISHPNDRINNISGDLESDSGSDKAGSPACGPASTSSCLPSPNTPVQSPHPQFPHISTTINGTSSTPNNHHPFTNRARKVSLNGSAATSSG